One window of Papaver somniferum cultivar HN1 chromosome 9, ASM357369v1, whole genome shotgun sequence genomic DNA carries:
- the LOC113314365 gene encoding AP2-like ethylene-responsive transcription factor PLT2 translates to MGSMNNNWLSFPLSPVHSSLSHLHSSQNNQFSLGLVTDGMDHSFENPADWNLMNAHGGGVGDEVPKVADFLGVEKSDNHNDSLVFNQIPTPTQADYLLSNCNPQVTDISPSDGSAKDFKSSQGNVGNLQSLTLSMGTGKGSNTTDEGNSAITTTVVEEAPRRAIDTFGQRTSIYRGVTKHRWTGRYEAHLWDNSCRREGQSRKGRQVYLGGYDREEKAARAYDLAALKYWGTSTTTNFPISIYEKELEEMKNMTRQEFVASLRRKSSGFSRGASMYRGVTRHHQHGRWQARIGRVAGNKDLYLGTFSTEEEAAEAYDIAAIKFRGLNAVTNFDMNRYDVKSILESNTLPIGGASKRLKETQDTETLRKREEIKAIGSSFYDGNSTVGGFQGYPMVPPFEQTSQPLLALQNQQSYHHYTQEAPHLQNYMQTHQLLHNPNSTSSLLHSSQSGSQFHQGFYQNQPTMLHGLMTMGSSSSLMGSNGSSSNGYDEAAYFGNGLGLTATSSSTGNAGAGIGSMTDLALVKVDYDINSGGYGGWPAETVHGNGANPGSFTMWNDN, encoded by the exons ATGGGTTCAATGAACAATAACTGGCTTTCATTTCCTCTTTCTCCAGTTCACTCTTCCTTATCTCATTTGCATTCATCTCAAAATAATCAGTTCTCGCTTGGGTTAGTAACCGATGGTATGGACCACTCTTTCGAAAACCCTGCTG attggAACTTGATGAATGCTCATGGTGGCGGTGTCGGCGATGAAGTCCCGAAAGTTGCAGATTTTCTTGGTGTTGAGAAATCAGATAACCATAATGACTCATTAGTATTCAATCAAATACCTACACCAACTCAAGCAGATTATCTCTTGTCTAACTGCAATCCTCAAGTTACCGACATATCTCCTTCTGATGGCAGTGCCAAAGACTTTAAATCTTCTCAAGGAAATGTTGGAAATTTGCAGTCACTAACACTGTCTATGGGCACTGGTAAGGGTTCAAACACAACTGATGAAGGAAATAGCGCTATTACCAccactgttgttgaagaagcacCAAGAAGGGCTATTGATACATTTGGGCAACGAACTTCTATATACCGAGGTGTAACAAA GCATAGATGGACTGGTCGATATGAAGCTCATCTTTGGGATAATAGTTGCCGTAGAGAGGGTCAATCAAGAAAAGGTCGACAAG TCTATCTTG GTGGGTATGACAGGGAAGAAAAAGCTGCCAGGGCTTATGATTTGGCTGCTCTGAAGTACTGGGGAACCTCTACAACAACAAATTTTCCT ATAAGTATTTATGAAaaggaattagaagaaatgaagaaTATGACTAGGCAAGAATTTGTTGCATCTCTCAGAAG GAAAAGTAGCGGTTTTTCTAGGGGTGCTTCCATGTATCGTGGAGTTACAAGGCACCATCAACATGGTAGATGGCAAGCAAGGATTGGGAGGGTGGCTGGAAACAAGGACCTATACTTGGGCACATTCA GTACTGAAGAGGAAGCAGCGGAGGCTTATGATATTGCTGCAATAAAGTTCAGAGGATTGAATGCGGTAACTAACTTCGACATGAACAGATATGATGTTAAAAGCATACTTGAAAGCAACACACTACCCATTGGAGGAGCATCTAAGCGATTAAAGGAGACTCAGGACACCGAAACACTGCGTAAGAGAGAGGAAATTAAAGCTATTGGTTCGAGCTTCTACGATGGAAATTCAACGGTTGGTGGATTCCAAGGTTATCCAATGGTACCTCCGTTTGAACAAACTTCTCAGCCATTACTAGCTTTACAAAACCAACAGAGTTATCATCATTATACCCAAGAGGCGCCACATCTTCAAAATTACATGCAAACTCATCAGTTGCTCCATAACCCTAATAGCActtcttctttacttcattcAAGCCAAAGTGGGTCTCAATTTCATCAAGGTTTTTATCAAAATCAACCTACCATGCTACACGGTTTAATGACAATGGGTTCATCTTCATCGTTGATGGGAAGTAATGGAAGTTCCAGCAATGGTTATGATGAGGCTGCATATTTTGGTAACGGGCTTGGATTGACGGCAACTTCATCGTCAACAGGAAATGCTGGTGCTGGTATTGGATCAATGACAGATCTTGCACTCGTTAAAGTTGATTATGACATCAACTCTGGTGGCTATGGCGGATGGCCAGCGGAAACCGTTCATGGAAATGGTGCAAACCCAGGCTCATTTACAATGTGGAATGATAATTGA